The Candidatus Mycolicibacterium alkanivorans genome contains a region encoding:
- a CDS encoding metallophosphoesterase family protein translates to MRFLHTADWQLGMTRHFLEGEAQPRFSAARRDAVAGLGALADQTGAEFVVVAGDVFESNQLAPKVISQSLEAMRAIGVPVYLLPGNHDPLDASSIYTSALFKGECPENVIVLDRDGIWDVRPGVQLVVAPWRSKAPTTDLVAAVLADLPADGTSRVVVAHGGVDILDPDPTKPSLIRMAGLSEALDRGVVHYVALGDKHSRTCVGDSGRVWYAGSPEVTNYDHVESDPGHVLVVDVDESDPAHPVTVETRHIGRWRFLTLHRPVNDSRDIADLDLNLDLLTDKDRTVVQLGLTGTLTVTDRAALDSCLDKYARLFAYLGTWDRHTDIAVMPADGEFDDLGIGGFAAAALDELVDTARGGTGEAARDAQGALGLLLRLAGGSAA, encoded by the coding sequence ATGCGATTCCTGCACACCGCCGACTGGCAACTCGGCATGACCCGCCACTTTCTGGAGGGTGAGGCGCAGCCGCGCTTTTCGGCTGCCCGGCGGGATGCGGTCGCCGGCCTGGGAGCGCTGGCCGACCAGACCGGTGCGGAGTTCGTGGTCGTCGCCGGTGACGTCTTCGAGAGCAACCAGCTGGCCCCCAAGGTCATCAGCCAGTCCTTGGAAGCCATGCGCGCCATTGGCGTTCCGGTGTACCTGCTGCCCGGCAACCACGACCCGCTGGACGCCTCGTCGATCTACACCAGCGCACTTTTCAAAGGCGAATGCCCCGAGAATGTCATCGTCCTCGACCGTGACGGCATCTGGGACGTGCGGCCGGGTGTGCAACTCGTCGTCGCCCCGTGGCGCTCGAAGGCGCCGACCACCGATCTGGTCGCCGCGGTGCTGGCCGATCTGCCGGCGGACGGGACCTCCCGGGTCGTGGTCGCCCACGGTGGTGTCGACATCCTCGACCCGGATCCTACCAAGCCGTCGCTCATCCGGATGGCCGGCCTGTCCGAGGCGCTCGACCGTGGTGTCGTGCACTATGTGGCATTGGGGGACAAGCACTCCCGCACCTGTGTCGGGGACAGCGGGCGGGTGTGGTACGCCGGGTCACCGGAAGTGACCAACTACGACCACGTCGAGTCCGACCCCGGCCACGTGCTGGTAGTCGATGTCGATGAGAGCGATCCGGCGCACCCGGTGACGGTTGAGACCCGTCACATCGGCCGCTGGCGTTTTCTCACCTTGCATCGGCCGGTCAACGACAGTCGCGACATCGCCGATCTGGACCTGAACCTGGATTTGTTGACCGACAAGGACCGAACGGTCGTCCAGTTGGGTCTCACCGGCACTCTCACGGTCACCGACCGGGCCGCACTGGACTCCTGCCTGGACAAGTACGCCCGGTTGTTCGCCTATCTGGGGACCTGGGACCGGCACACCGACATCGCGGTGATGCCGGCCGACGGTGAATTCGACGATCTGGGTATCGGCGGGTTCGCCGCGGCGGCTCTCGACGAACTCGTCGACACTGCACGCGGCGGCACAGGGGAGGCGGCGCGGGACGCCCAGGGAGCGCTCGGGCTGCTGCTGCGGCTGGCCGGGGGGAGTGCGGCATGA
- a CDS encoding AAA family ATPase — protein sequence MKLHRLVLTNYRGITHREIEFPDHGVVVVCGANEIGKTSMIEALDLLLESKDRSTKKDVKQVKPTHADVGSEVTAEISTGPYRFVYSKCFHKKFKTELTILEPRREQLTGDEAHDRVRAMLDETMDTELWQAQRVLQAGSTAAVSLSGCDALSRALDKVAGDAADTPDGSGTDSLLIDRIDGEYGRYFTATGRPTGGWSTAINQLKAATDEVARCTAAVAEVDERVARHAELAERLTGLSDQRHAVTQRCQAAECSAAALAELRKQLDNAILVATAATGTSSASAAAQAERSRLCADVEARRARIAELDTEVAAALDAETTAREVAEIASATAAGSTAGLVEAEDALATAQRVVAGLAGREQADRLAAQLARIDAAQEQLGEIEAQVAGIALTSEVMADIESAAALVERFETQLASTATTVEFTATADLELTVGGEVVRLAAGERWTPPVSAATTVELPGLVSIHVDPGAATAGIQDKLIAAQGVVTEALRQGGATDLDNARDLDRRRRELISSRDQASATATALLGGDDVEQLRVRLATLREAIDPELAAAGVDHDTAHAGLAAAQQAVATVKAQAGTDARVAVEADAQLAKKSTHTTVLTEKAADARAELVTLQDRLAALRAEAGDDEVAARAAADAEAARLADAAVAELTTRYAAADPAAVEAEQTAAMAAAAALHREISEVERALNDLTVELGVIGSEGRQSSLDAAQTALRHAEAEYERVSRRARAAELLRSVMARHRDNTRQRYVEPFRAEIERLGRRVFGPTFEVEVDSDLRICNRTLDGCTVPYESLSGGAKEQLGILARLAGAALVSKEDTVPVVIDDALGFTDPERLTKMGAVFDNVGSHGQVIVLTCMPTRYVGVENAHVIELTA from the coding sequence ATGAAACTGCACCGGCTGGTCCTGACCAACTACCGCGGAATCACCCACCGCGAGATCGAATTCCCCGACCACGGCGTGGTCGTGGTCTGTGGCGCGAACGAGATCGGCAAGACGTCGATGATCGAGGCGCTGGATCTGCTGCTGGAATCCAAGGACCGGTCGACGAAGAAGGATGTCAAGCAGGTCAAGCCCACCCACGCTGATGTCGGCTCGGAGGTAACGGCCGAAATCAGCACGGGCCCATATCGTTTCGTGTACAGCAAGTGCTTCCACAAGAAGTTCAAGACCGAGCTCACCATTCTCGAGCCACGTCGCGAGCAACTTACCGGCGACGAGGCGCACGACCGGGTGCGGGCCATGCTCGACGAGACCATGGACACCGAACTGTGGCAGGCCCAGCGGGTGCTGCAGGCGGGTTCGACCGCCGCGGTCAGCCTGTCCGGCTGCGACGCGTTGTCACGCGCTCTGGACAAGGTTGCCGGCGACGCGGCTGATACTCCGGATGGGTCGGGCACCGACTCGCTGCTGATCGATCGGATCGACGGCGAATATGGCCGCTACTTCACCGCGACAGGCAGGCCGACCGGTGGATGGTCCACTGCCATCAACCAATTGAAGGCAGCTACCGATGAGGTGGCCCGCTGCACAGCGGCGGTGGCCGAGGTCGACGAGCGGGTGGCGCGGCATGCCGAGCTGGCCGAGCGGCTCACCGGCCTGTCCGATCAACGCCACGCGGTGACCCAGCGTTGCCAGGCCGCGGAGTGCTCCGCTGCCGCGCTGGCCGAACTACGCAAACAACTCGACAACGCCATACTGGTCGCCACGGCGGCTACCGGCACCAGTTCCGCGTCGGCTGCCGCCCAGGCTGAACGTTCGCGGTTGTGTGCCGACGTCGAGGCCCGCCGTGCGCGGATCGCCGAGCTGGACACCGAGGTCGCCGCTGCCCTCGACGCTGAGACGACCGCGCGCGAAGTCGCCGAGATCGCCTCTGCCACAGCGGCGGGGTCCACCGCCGGTCTCGTCGAGGCCGAGGACGCGCTGGCGACGGCGCAACGGGTGGTAGCCGGATTAGCCGGCCGGGAGCAGGCCGATCGGCTGGCCGCCCAGCTTGCCCGGATCGATGCTGCGCAAGAACAACTCGGCGAGATTGAGGCCCAGGTCGCCGGCATCGCCCTGACATCAGAGGTGATGGCCGACATCGAGTCGGCTGCCGCTCTGGTGGAGCGGTTCGAGACCCAGCTTGCATCGACGGCCACCACAGTCGAATTCACCGCGACCGCAGACCTCGAGTTGACGGTCGGCGGTGAGGTCGTGCGGCTCGCAGCAGGGGAGCGGTGGACGCCGCCGGTCTCCGCCGCGACCACCGTCGAGCTGCCCGGCCTCGTCAGCATCCACGTCGACCCCGGTGCCGCCACCGCTGGAATCCAGGACAAACTCATTGCCGCGCAAGGCGTTGTCACTGAGGCCCTGCGGCAGGGCGGCGCCACCGATCTGGATAACGCCCGTGACCTCGATCGGCGTCGCCGGGAGCTCATCAGCAGTCGCGACCAGGCCTCAGCCACCGCGACGGCCCTGCTGGGCGGGGACGATGTCGAGCAACTGCGGGTCCGGCTGGCCACCCTGCGGGAGGCGATCGACCCGGAGTTGGCGGCCGCCGGCGTCGACCACGACACCGCGCATGCCGGGCTCGCCGCGGCCCAGCAAGCTGTTGCGACGGTGAAGGCACAGGCGGGCACCGATGCGCGGGTCGCCGTCGAAGCCGACGCCCAACTGGCCAAGAAGTCCACGCACACAACAGTTCTCACGGAGAAGGCGGCAGACGCCAGGGCGGAGCTCGTCACGCTGCAAGACCGCCTGGCGGCCTTGCGGGCAGAGGCCGGCGACGACGAGGTGGCCGCGCGGGCCGCCGCCGATGCCGAGGCCGCGCGGCTGGCCGACGCCGCCGTCGCGGAGCTGACCACGCGCTACGCGGCAGCCGACCCGGCCGCCGTCGAGGCCGAGCAGACCGCGGCCATGGCCGCGGCTGCGGCGCTGCACCGCGAGATCAGCGAGGTGGAGCGTGCCCTCAACGATCTCACCGTGGAACTCGGCGTCATCGGCAGCGAAGGCCGGCAGAGCAGCCTCGATGCTGCCCAGACGGCGCTGCGGCACGCCGAGGCCGAGTATGAGCGGGTGTCGCGGCGGGCCCGCGCCGCCGAGTTGCTGCGGTCGGTGATGGCCCGGCATCGCGACAACACCCGGCAGCGCTACGTCGAGCCGTTCCGCGCGGAGATCGAGCGACTCGGCCGGCGGGTCTTCGGGCCGACCTTCGAAGTAGAGGTGGACAGCGATCTGAGGATCTGCAACCGCACGCTCGACGGGTGCACCGTGCCCTACGAGTCGCTGTCGGGCGGGGCCAAGGAGCAGCTGGGCATCCTGGCCCGGCTGGCCGGGGCTGCGCTGGTGTCCAAGGAGGACACCGTCCCGGTCGTCATCGACGACGCACTCGGCTTCACCGACCCCGAGCGGCTGACGAAGATGGGCGCCGTGTTCGACAACGTCGGCAGCCACGGACAGGTCATCGTGCTGACATGCATGCCGACCAGGTATGTCGGTGTCGAGAACGCCCACGTCATCGAGCTGACCGCTTGA
- a CDS encoding DUF3558 domain-containing protein: MSRARWRRPVAGAVVVASALAVITGCARTVDGTAAKSGSGPTPRNDNSAQQYPNLLKECDVLTTDILAKTVGADPLDIQSTFVGAVCRWQAANPAGLVDITRFWFEQGSLDNERKVADFLKYRIENRSIAGVPSIVMRTSEPNGGCGVASDAAGVVGWWVNPQAPGIDACGQAIKLMELTLATNS; the protein is encoded by the coding sequence ATGAGCCGGGCACGGTGGCGGCGTCCGGTCGCGGGCGCGGTCGTGGTGGCCTCGGCGCTGGCGGTGATCACCGGCTGTGCCCGCACGGTCGACGGGACGGCGGCCAAGTCCGGTTCGGGTCCTACGCCGCGCAACGACAACTCCGCGCAGCAGTACCCCAACCTGCTCAAGGAATGTGACGTCCTGACCACCGACATCCTGGCCAAGACGGTGGGTGCCGATCCGCTCGACATCCAGAGCACGTTCGTCGGTGCGGTATGCCGCTGGCAGGCCGCCAACCCGGCGGGCCTGGTCGACATCACCCGGTTCTGGTTCGAGCAGGGCAGCCTGGACAACGAGCGCAAGGTCGCCGACTTCCTGAAGTACCGGATCGAGAACCGTTCGATCGCCGGGGTGCCGTCCATTGTCATGCGGACCAGCGAGCCCAACGGCGGCTGCGGCGTGGCCAGCGACGCCGCCGGCGTGGTCGGGTGGTGGGTCAACCCGCAGGCACCGGGTATCGACGCGTGCGGTCAGGCGATCAAGCTGATGGAGCTCACGCTCGCCACGAACTCCTAG
- a CDS encoding SixA phosphatase family protein: protein MTAGQRTLVVMRHAKSDYPDGVIDHERPLAPRGIREAGLAGDWLRDNVPPIEHVLCSSATRTRQTLDRTGVSAPVSYSDRLYGGAPGTMIDEINQVVDGVSTLLVVGHEPTVSQVVLGLADPENSDPAAAAQISMKFPTSGIAVLRVPVSWSALKLGSAGLIRFHVPR, encoded by the coding sequence GTGACTGCTGGACAACGCACGCTGGTGGTCATGCGGCACGCCAAGTCGGACTATCCCGACGGCGTCATCGACCACGAGCGCCCCCTGGCCCCGCGCGGCATTCGGGAGGCCGGGCTGGCCGGTGACTGGCTACGTGACAACGTCCCGCCGATCGAGCACGTGCTGTGCTCCTCGGCGACCCGGACGCGCCAGACCCTGGACCGCACCGGAGTCAGCGCGCCGGTCAGCTATTCCGACCGGCTCTACGGCGGCGCCCCCGGCACCATGATCGACGAGATCAACCAGGTCGTCGACGGGGTGTCCACGTTGCTCGTCGTCGGCCACGAGCCCACCGTCAGCCAGGTTGTGCTCGGGCTGGCCGACCCGGAGAACTCCGACCCCGCTGCCGCCGCGCAGATTTCGATGAAGTTCCCCACCTCCGGCATCGCGGTGTTGCGGGTCCCGGTCAGCTGGTCAGCGCTGAAACTCGGCAGCGCCGGGCTGATTCGGTTCCACGTGCCCCGATGA
- a CDS encoding ABC transporter ATP-binding protein, whose protein sequence is MLLALLRQYVRPYRWLVAAVMVLQIISTLASLYLPTVNAAIIDEGVAKGDTGLITRLGLVMLAVTALQGVCAVGAVYFGSRTGMGFGRDLRSSMFRHVTTFSERETARFGAPSLLTRTTNDVQQIQVLVQMTATVLVTAPIMCVGGIFMAIHQDAGLSWLLLVSVPVLALSNYLVVAHMLPIFRSMQRLIDGINRVMREQLSGIRVIRAFAREPFERERFAQANAAVSNTALAAGRWQALMLPLTTLTINISSVALIWFGGQRIDAGKMQVGSLIAFLSYFMQILMAVLMATLLLLILPRASVCAERITEVLDTHTAITSPATPQRPTGGIRGEVTLHTATFCYPGAERPVLEGVSLTARPGTTTAIVGCTGSGKSTLISLICRLYDVTGGAVRVDGIDVRDYDTEELWSALGLVPQRGYLFSGTVAENLHYGKADATEDEMWAALRVAAADDFVSADPDGLGMRVAQGGINFSGGQRQRLAIARAVIRRPAIYLFDDAFSALDVHTDARVRAALREASAGATVIIVSQRISTVTAADHIVVIDGGRVVGAGTHDTLLAACPAYAEFADSQSLGAGVGGGS, encoded by the coding sequence ATGCTCCTGGCGCTGCTGAGACAGTATGTCCGGCCGTACCGGTGGCTGGTCGCGGCCGTCATGGTGCTGCAGATCATCAGCACCCTGGCGTCGCTGTATCTTCCGACCGTCAACGCCGCGATCATCGACGAGGGCGTGGCCAAGGGCGACACCGGGCTGATCACCCGGCTGGGCCTGGTGATGCTGGCGGTGACCGCTCTGCAGGGCGTGTGCGCGGTCGGGGCGGTCTACTTCGGCTCCCGCACCGGCATGGGCTTCGGCCGCGACCTGCGCTCGTCGATGTTCCGTCACGTCACCACGTTCTCCGAACGGGAGACCGCCCGGTTCGGGGCGCCGTCGCTGCTGACCCGGACCACCAATGACGTCCAGCAGATCCAGGTGCTCGTGCAGATGACGGCCACCGTGCTGGTGACCGCGCCGATCATGTGCGTCGGCGGCATCTTCATGGCGATCCACCAGGACGCCGGTCTGTCCTGGCTGCTGCTGGTCAGCGTTCCAGTCCTCGCGCTGTCGAACTACTTGGTGGTCGCACACATGCTGCCGATCTTCCGCAGCATGCAGCGGCTCATCGATGGGATCAACCGGGTGATGCGCGAGCAACTGTCGGGCATCCGAGTGATCCGCGCATTCGCCCGCGAACCGTTCGAGCGGGAACGCTTCGCCCAGGCCAACGCCGCGGTGTCCAACACCGCGCTGGCCGCCGGGCGGTGGCAGGCCCTGATGCTGCCGCTGACCACGCTGACCATCAACATCTCCAGCGTCGCGCTGATCTGGTTCGGCGGACAGCGCATCGACGCCGGCAAGATGCAGGTCGGCTCCCTGATCGCGTTCCTGTCCTATTTCATGCAGATCCTGATGGCCGTGCTGATGGCCACGCTGCTGCTGCTCATCTTGCCGCGCGCCTCGGTGTGTGCCGAGCGGATCACCGAGGTGCTCGACACTCACACGGCGATCACCAGTCCGGCCACGCCGCAGCGTCCCACCGGCGGCATCCGGGGCGAGGTGACCCTGCACACCGCGACGTTCTGTTACCCGGGCGCCGAACGTCCGGTGCTCGAGGGTGTGTCGCTGACCGCCCGGCCCGGGACGACGACGGCCATCGTCGGCTGCACAGGTTCGGGCAAGTCGACACTGATCTCGCTGATCTGCCGGCTCTACGACGTGACCGGCGGGGCGGTGCGCGTCGACGGGATCGACGTGCGCGACTACGACACCGAAGAACTGTGGTCGGCGCTGGGCCTGGTGCCCCAGCGCGGCTATCTGTTCTCGGGAACCGTCGCGGAGAACCTGCACTACGGCAAGGCTGACGCGACCGAGGACGAGATGTGGGCGGCGCTGCGGGTCGCGGCGGCCGACGACTTCGTCAGCGCCGATCCGGACGGTCTGGGGATGCGGGTGGCCCAGGGCGGCATCAACTTCTCCGGCGGCCAACGGCAGCGCCTGGCGATCGCCCGCGCGGTGATCCGACGCCCCGCGATCTACCTGTTCGACGACGCGTTTTCCGCCCTGGACGTGCACACCGACGCCCGGGTCCGCGCCGCACTGCGGGAAGCGTCGGCCGGTGCCACGGTCATCATTGTCTCGCAACGCATTTCGACGGTGACGGCCGCCGACCACATCGTCGTCATCGACGGTGGCCGGGTGGTCGGCGCGGGCACCCACGACACACTGCTGGCCGCCTGCCCGGCCTACGCCGAGTTCGCCGACTCCCAGTCGCTGGGCGCCGGCGTGGGGGGCGGATCGTGA
- a CDS encoding DUF3558 domain-containing protein — translation MTAARKLAVAVLAAAPLVMSACSNSSGPSPQSSQPSAPQTANAKHGPMFPECGGVSDQTVTEQTRVTGLVKTAANSVGCQWLAGGGILGPHFSFTWYRGSPIGRERKTEELSRTSVEDINIEGHGGFIAVGTDPTLGDNLCEVAIQFNDDFIEWSVSFAEKPFPPACDVAKELTRQAIVNAK, via the coding sequence ATGACAGCGGCGCGCAAACTGGCCGTGGCGGTGTTGGCCGCGGCGCCCCTGGTGATGAGCGCATGCTCGAATTCGAGCGGCCCCTCGCCGCAATCGTCGCAGCCGTCCGCACCGCAGACGGCCAACGCCAAGCACGGACCGATGTTCCCCGAGTGTGGCGGCGTCAGCGACCAGACGGTGACCGAGCAGACGCGGGTGACCGGACTGGTCAAGACCGCCGCGAACTCGGTCGGGTGTCAGTGGCTGGCCGGCGGCGGCATCCTGGGGCCGCACTTCTCCTTCACCTGGTACCGCGGCAGCCCGATCGGGCGGGAACGCAAGACCGAGGAGCTCTCGCGCACGAGTGTCGAGGACATCAACATCGAGGGCCACGGCGGGTTCATCGCGGTCGGTACCGATCCCACTCTGGGGGACAACCTGTGCGAGGTCGCCATTCAGTTCAACGACGATTTCATCGAGTGGTCGGTCAGCTTCGCCGAGAAGCCGTTCCCCCCGGCATGCGACGTGGCCAAGGAGCTCACCCGGCAGGCGATTGTGAACGCGAAATGA
- a CDS encoding wax ester/triacylglycerol synthase domain-containing protein — MTEFMRNTDAFTWSMESDPRLRSTVVTVILLDRSPDWDLIRERFDIVSRRLPMFRQRVVETLPPAPPRWEYAPDFDLDFHMRRVSAPEPGTVDGVLEMARLAAMDDFDRARPMWKATLIEGLDDGGAAVMCKFHHALTDGVGGVHIAMTLFDLTEDPRTIDELPDEPLVTTPQPLDGFREAVRYDAGLIGKAVVETVKTAPKLLFNTIRRPLRTAAAAGELAASVYRTVRPVTETGSTLMKDRTLVRTLGVHEVSLPKLREAAHRSGGSLNDAFVAGVAGGLRRYHDKHGVPVGDLHLTMPINLRTEDDGMGGNRIGLMRFDIPVGVADPARRISEIHERTAKVRTEKSLPYIQLIAGALNMMPRWYIGSVLRHVDFLCSDVPGVPVPVYLGGAKVRKLYAFGPTIGSAVNVTLLTYVDTCSLGIDVDTGAIPDFEEFHDCLVAGFDEVLALAD, encoded by the coding sequence ATGACTGAATTCATGCGCAATACCGACGCATTCACTTGGTCGATGGAGTCCGACCCTCGGCTTCGCTCCACCGTGGTGACCGTGATTCTTCTCGACCGCTCACCGGACTGGGACCTGATCCGGGAGCGGTTCGACATCGTCAGCCGCAGGCTGCCGATGTTCCGCCAGCGGGTGGTGGAGACACTTCCTCCGGCCCCGCCGCGCTGGGAGTACGCACCGGATTTCGACCTGGACTTCCATATGCGCCGGGTGTCCGCACCCGAGCCGGGCACCGTCGACGGTGTGCTGGAGATGGCCCGGCTGGCGGCGATGGACGACTTCGACCGCGCGCGGCCGATGTGGAAAGCGACGCTGATCGAGGGGCTCGACGACGGCGGCGCCGCGGTGATGTGTAAGTTCCACCACGCCCTGACCGACGGCGTGGGCGGCGTGCATATCGCCATGACGTTGTTCGACCTCACCGAGGATCCGCGCACCATCGACGAGTTGCCCGACGAGCCGCTGGTCACCACGCCGCAGCCGCTCGACGGCTTCCGCGAAGCGGTCCGCTATGACGCCGGCCTGATCGGCAAAGCTGTGGTGGAGACGGTGAAGACCGCCCCGAAGCTGTTGTTCAACACGATCCGTCGTCCGCTTCGGACCGCGGCGGCCGCCGGCGAACTGGCCGCCTCGGTGTATCGGACGGTGCGCCCAGTCACCGAGACCGGCTCGACGTTGATGAAAGATCGCACGCTGGTGCGCACACTCGGGGTGCACGAGGTGTCACTGCCGAAGCTGCGCGAGGCCGCCCACCGCAGCGGCGGTTCGCTCAACGACGCGTTCGTCGCCGGCGTGGCCGGCGGCCTGCGCCGCTACCACGACAAGCACGGCGTCCCGGTCGGAGACCTGCACCTGACCATGCCGATCAATCTGCGCACCGAGGACGATGGCATGGGCGGCAACCGAATCGGGTTGATGCGCTTCGACATTCCTGTCGGCGTGGCCGACCCGGCGCGCCGGATCAGTGAAATCCACGAGCGCACAGCCAAAGTGCGCACCGAGAAGTCGTTGCCCTACATCCAGCTGATCGCCGGTGCGCTGAACATGATGCCGCGCTGGTACATCGGGTCGGTGCTGCGCCACGTCGACTTCCTGTGCAGCGACGTGCCCGGCGTGCCGGTGCCGGTCTACCTCGGTGGCGCGAAGGTGCGGAAGCTGTACGCGTTCGGCCCGACCATCGGCTCGGCCGTCAACGTGACGCTGCTGACCTACGTCGACACCTGCTCGCTCGGCATCGACGTGGACACCGGCGCGATTCCGGACTTCGAGGAGTTCCACGACTGCCTGGTGGCGGGCTTCGACGAGGTGCTGGCGCTCGCGGACTGA